One Bacillota bacterium genomic window carries:
- a CDS encoding protein jag gives MLSVEKTAKSVEEAIQAALLELGLVLEQVEVTVLEEPTKGVFGLWGVKPARILVTKRLQPEDKVIDFVLDLVAHMGAKEASCTIVRETADEVEIAVGCLNTGMLIGKRGQTLDAIQQLAAVIYSRVGGDRRLLVDIGQYRERRKQTLVDLSKSLAERVRSTGRKAILEPMSAAERRIVHMTLQDEAGIVTYSEGDEPYRKVIIAVR, from the coding sequence ATGCTAAGCGTCGAAAAGACGGCTAAAAGCGTAGAGGAAGCTATTCAAGCAGCTTTGCTTGAACTAGGTCTCGTGTTGGAGCAAGTTGAGGTCACGGTGCTTGAGGAACCTACCAAGGGCGTTTTTGGTTTGTGGGGAGTGAAGCCTGCCCGCATCCTGGTGACCAAGAGACTGCAGCCTGAGGACAAGGTCATTGACTTTGTCCTCGATTTAGTGGCGCACATGGGTGCGAAAGAAGCCAGCTGCACTATTGTTCGTGAAACCGCAGACGAAGTTGAAATCGCGGTGGGTTGTCTTAACACGGGCATGTTGATCGGCAAAAGAGGGCAGACTCTAGACGCTATACAGCAGTTGGCCGCGGTCATCTACTCGCGCGTGGGCGGGGATAGACGCTTGCTAGTCGATATTGGTCAGTACCGTGAGCGTCGCAAACAAACCCTAGTTGACCTCAGTAAGAGCTTGGCGGAGAGAGTTCGCAGTACGGGACGGAAGGCCATACTTGAGCCTATGAGTGCGGCTGAGAGGCGCATTGTGCACATGACCTTACAAGATGAGGCTGGCATTGTGACCTACAGTGAGGGGGACGAACCCTACCGCAAAGTGATTATAGCGGTGCGCTAA
- the mnmE gene encoding tRNA uridine-5-carboxymethylaminomethyl(34) synthesis GTPase MnmE — MYQDVIAAIATPPGEGGIAVVRLSGELALAVAKKCFRRRRGRFSPKPWRVYYGEVCALGGERIDECLLTYFRAPHSYTGEDVVEFGVHGGSFVAGRVLERLLECGAALAAPGEFTKRAFLNGRIDLAQAEAVIDVIRASSDLALRNANLHLQGSLRREILEIRQRLLGALALVEAHLDFPDLDAPLLTHSEVEAELALAAENLDSLVATARGGRVVREGFRVALIGRPNVGKSSLFNYLAGQERAIVTSIAGTTRDVLEVTINHEGLLLKLFDTAGLRAEGDFLERLGMERTEQTMEQADFVLLLIDASEELHAEDLSLLERTANFKRHIVLTKSDLPPRVVLPGENAWLGVSAHTGVGVHELRELIAAAARVTLGTQAQFVTNIRHTSALSKARLATETAMCAAKAGWELEMVVIDVRRALALLGEITGDDVTHGLTDEIFAQFCIGK; from the coding sequence TTGTACCAAGATGTTATCGCTGCGATAGCGACTCCCCCGGGGGAGGGCGGCATTGCCGTGGTGCGCTTATCTGGAGAACTGGCGCTCGCCGTTGCTAAAAAGTGCTTTAGGCGCCGCAGGGGGCGCTTCTCGCCTAAGCCCTGGCGCGTTTACTATGGAGAGGTTTGCGCTTTGGGTGGAGAACGTATTGATGAGTGTCTGCTGACTTACTTTCGCGCGCCCCACTCTTATACGGGCGAGGATGTGGTGGAGTTTGGCGTACACGGGGGCTCCTTTGTGGCGGGCCGGGTACTAGAGAGGCTGCTAGAGTGCGGTGCGGCTTTGGCCGCCCCCGGCGAGTTTACTAAGCGAGCTTTTCTTAATGGACGCATCGACCTTGCCCAGGCGGAAGCCGTAATCGATGTTATTCGCGCCAGTTCCGATCTGGCTTTACGAAACGCCAATTTACATTTGCAGGGCTCTTTAAGGCGCGAGATATTGGAGATTCGCCAGCGCCTACTCGGGGCTCTAGCTCTGGTTGAGGCACATCTTGATTTCCCCGATCTTGACGCTCCGCTCCTCACCCACAGTGAGGTGGAGGCCGAGCTGGCTCTGGCCGCAGAAAATTTAGACAGCCTGGTCGCTACCGCCCGAGGTGGGCGGGTGGTTAGAGAGGGGTTTCGCGTCGCCTTGATTGGGCGCCCTAATGTCGGCAAGTCTTCATTGTTTAACTACCTCGCAGGTCAGGAAAGGGCCATTGTGACTTCCATCGCCGGCACTACGCGGGATGTCTTAGAGGTTACTATCAACCATGAGGGCCTGTTGCTCAAACTGTTTGACACGGCGGGGCTTCGCGCCGAAGGCGATTTCTTAGAGCGTTTGGGCATGGAGCGCACCGAGCAGACCATGGAGCAGGCGGATTTTGTTTTGTTGCTGATCGATGCGTCAGAGGAGCTACATGCCGAGGATCTCAGTTTACTAGAGAGAACAGCGAATTTTAAGCGCCATATTGTACTGACCAAGAGCGATTTGCCACCGCGAGTTGTTCTGCCTGGTGAGAACGCTTGGTTAGGTGTCAGTGCCCACACAGGGGTTGGCGTTCATGAGCTTAGGGAGTTAATTGCGGCCGCGGCGCGGGTTACGCTCGGCACGCAAGCCCAATTTGTAACCAATATTCGGCACACCTCCGCGCTTAGTAAGGCTCGCTTGGCTACGGAGACCGCCATGTGCGCAGCTAAAGCGGGCTGGGAACTGGAGATGGTGGTGATTGATGTGCGCAGGGCCTTGGCCTTATTGGGCGAGATAACTGGTGACGACGTCACACATGGCCTGACAGACGAGATCTTTGCACAGTTTTGTATTGGGAAATGA
- the mnmG gene encoding tRNA uridine-5-carboxymethylaminomethyl(34) synthesis enzyme MnmG, which translates to MLNRAESYDCIVVGAGHAGCEAAHAALRMGCRVLLLTQSLDSIALMPCNPSVGGPAKGHVVAEIDALGGLMGLVADRSYLQMRMLNTGKGPAVRALRAQSDKRQYHVEMKRLLEQAEGLRLVQALVAEVLTEDGRVQGVRTHYGVVYTAPTVVITAGTYLGGKVIVGSSTLLSGPNSLLASTGLADNLRGLGIEMGRFKTGTPPRIHRRGVDLTRMEEQQGDREPWRFSARSSSEPKEQLSCWLTYTTPRTHEIIRANLHRSPLYAGLIEGRGPRYCPSIEDKIVRFADKERHQIFLEPEGYDTDEMYVQGFSTSLPEDVQVEMLRSIIGLEQVEMLRPGYAIEYDYVVPTGLTLALESKVCAGLFFAGQINGSSGYEEAAGQGLLAGINAAAQVKGLPPLILRRSEAYLGVLIDDLVTKGVVEPYRLMTSRAEHRLLLRLDNAHGRLGPRAAQYGLISPAELQAIKEEEDELATWVAWMEKQQVRSTEEVNVLLQSVGTTPIAEAQAAAQLLRRPEVRWNLLCQMVVELAAVPWQLATRVEIEVKYAGYIAKEKEQVERFLGLENRQIPSDLRYEEIKGLSSEAREKLARQRPQYIGQALRMSGVSPADVAVLLVYIEGR; encoded by the coding sequence ATTTTGAACAGGGCAGAAAGCTATGATTGCATAGTGGTAGGGGCTGGCCATGCTGGCTGTGAGGCTGCCCATGCGGCTTTACGTATGGGGTGCCGCGTTCTCTTACTGACCCAAAGTCTAGACTCCATTGCCCTGATGCCCTGTAACCCCTCTGTAGGGGGGCCGGCCAAGGGACATGTGGTTGCTGAGATAGATGCGCTTGGCGGGTTGATGGGGCTGGTGGCAGACCGCTCCTACTTACAGATGCGCATGTTAAATACAGGCAAAGGACCTGCGGTACGCGCTTTACGCGCTCAATCTGACAAGAGGCAGTACCACGTAGAGATGAAGCGGCTGCTTGAGCAGGCCGAGGGTCTACGCCTTGTGCAAGCCTTAGTTGCGGAAGTGCTTACTGAGGACGGACGCGTACAGGGTGTGCGCACCCATTACGGTGTTGTTTATACCGCGCCGACAGTAGTTATCACGGCGGGGACTTACCTTGGCGGCAAGGTCATTGTAGGCAGTTCCACTCTACTCAGCGGACCGAATAGTCTCTTGGCGTCTACCGGTCTAGCAGACAATTTGCGCGGCCTTGGCATTGAGATGGGACGCTTTAAGACGGGAACTCCGCCGCGGATTCATCGGCGGGGGGTAGATTTGACCCGTATGGAGGAACAACAGGGCGATAGGGAACCATGGCGGTTTTCCGCGCGCAGCAGTAGCGAGCCAAAAGAGCAGTTGTCTTGCTGGTTGACGTACACGACTCCCCGCACCCATGAGATAATCCGCGCGAATTTACACCGTTCGCCACTTTATGCCGGACTGATAGAGGGCAGGGGTCCGCGCTACTGTCCGTCTATCGAGGATAAAATCGTGCGCTTTGCTGATAAGGAGCGCCACCAGATCTTTTTAGAGCCTGAGGGTTATGACACGGACGAGATGTATGTGCAGGGATTTTCGACCAGTCTGCCCGAGGATGTGCAGGTAGAGATGCTGCGCTCAATAATAGGACTGGAGCAGGTAGAAATGCTCCGCCCTGGCTATGCCATTGAGTACGACTACGTTGTGCCGACGGGGCTAACGCTCGCCCTAGAAAGCAAGGTTTGTGCGGGCCTTTTCTTCGCCGGTCAGATAAACGGTTCTTCAGGCTATGAGGAGGCCGCCGGGCAGGGGCTTTTGGCTGGGATAAATGCCGCGGCGCAAGTAAAGGGGCTACCGCCCCTGATCCTGCGTCGTTCGGAGGCCTACTTGGGGGTACTGATTGACGACCTCGTTACCAAGGGAGTAGTTGAGCCATACCGTTTGATGACCTCGCGCGCAGAGCATCGCTTACTGCTACGTCTCGATAATGCGCACGGCAGGTTGGGGCCGCGAGCAGCCCAGTACGGGCTGATATCTCCGGCCGAACTCCAGGCCATAAAAGAGGAAGAGGATGAGTTAGCGACTTGGGTGGCTTGGATGGAGAAGCAGCAGGTTCGCTCTACGGAGGAGGTCAATGTGCTGCTGCAAAGTGTGGGCACCACGCCTATTGCCGAGGCCCAGGCAGCGGCCCAGCTTTTGCGCCGGCCCGAAGTACGCTGGAACTTACTGTGCCAGATGGTAGTAGAGCTTGCGGCGGTACCTTGGCAATTGGCGACAAGAGTAGAGATCGAAGTCAAGTATGCGGGCTACATTGCTAAAGAAAAGGAACAGGTGGAGCGGTTTCTCGGCCTAGAGAACCGCCAGATACCAAGCGACCTCCGCTACGAGGAGATTAAGGGCCTGTCTAGCGAGGCTAGGGAGAAACTAGCCCGCCAAAGGCCGCAGTACATTGGTCAGGCTTTGCGTATGAGCGGGGTCTCGCCGGCAGATGTGGCCGTGCTACTAGTCTATATTGAAGGTAGGTGA
- a CDS encoding YidC/Oxa1 family membrane protein insertase, giving the protein MIVIMEMINMMLRAMLDFFFDFTQSYGWAVILLSLAVTVVTLPLNIKQMQFTRAMRRVQPELDAIKKKFKDDKTKVNEATVELWAKHKVNPASGCLPMIIQMPVLWAMFNVLQVPGIFDKQPLFLGLNMTIPNPENAIMTLGWYYWILPILTVGTTFWQSKQTMQSTEPSQRTMLYMMPLFMGWFTLQFPTALALYWVSRNLFTIGQEYLYTVFTSRQVVEVEAETNAKRRKDG; this is encoded by the coding sequence TGGAAATGATCAACATGATGTTGCGGGCCATGCTAGATTTCTTTTTTGACTTCACGCAGAGTTATGGTTGGGCGGTAATACTACTTTCACTGGCGGTAACCGTGGTCACCTTGCCGCTGAATATCAAGCAAATGCAGTTTACGCGCGCTATGCGCCGTGTGCAGCCTGAGCTTGATGCCATCAAAAAGAAGTTTAAAGATGACAAGACGAAGGTGAATGAAGCAACTGTAGAGCTGTGGGCCAAGCACAAGGTCAATCCTGCCTCAGGCTGCTTACCCATGATCATTCAGATGCCGGTGTTGTGGGCTATGTTTAATGTGCTCCAGGTTCCGGGTATTTTTGACAAACAACCTTTATTCTTGGGCCTAAATATGACTATCCCGAATCCCGAGAACGCCATCATGACGCTTGGTTGGTACTACTGGATACTACCTATCTTGACCGTTGGCACGACTTTCTGGCAGTCCAAGCAGACGATGCAGAGTACGGAACCTTCGCAACGCACCATGCTGTACATGATGCCCCTGTTTATGGGCTGGTTTACCCTGCAATTCCCCACTGCACTGGCTCTATACTGGGTCTCACGCAACTTGTTTACTATTGGGCAGGAATACTTGTACACCGTTTTTACCAGCCGCCAAGTCGTGGAAGTGGAGGCAGAGACGAATGCTAAGCGTCGAAAAGACGGCTAA